From a single Kryptolebias marmoratus isolate JLee-2015 linkage group LG17, ASM164957v2, whole genome shotgun sequence genomic region:
- the LOC108246015 gene encoding cadherin-related family member 1 isoform X2, translated as MKKNKKTRVFLFLLLLHYSSGTQIYILNGTDPEGDPVRYGLTFEKGSTEYFRVEPKSGNVTLIQELDREKQDEISVTVSITDGRNKVVETVRVFVTDANDEPPEFQNLPFIIDVPEDTAPGSSIYKVHAVDKDLGSGGSVSYYLQSSSFAKFTIDGHSGILRVKPGETLDYETTLTHFVTVVAKDGGGKYKGKHQVLTSTATVTINVLDAQDMPPSFVGTPYFGYIYEVSVPGSEIYTVYAKDGDQGNPNSIHYSIMNGSEGVFEINSTSGCITLTTSPSLLENELYEIKVKASEVGPNNQMLDFDITTVTVRVVDLNNHPPTFYGENGPQSKFEVTMYEHPPAGEILRGFKITVNDSDQGANAKFKLRLVGPSRVLRVVPQTVLNEAQVTIIVEDTSGIDYEKGQTLSFKLLAVEIDTPERFSATADIVINLLDTNDNVPSFTSEYYIARVPENSPGESSVVSVTANDPDSGPWGEVKYTIYGSGSDLFAIHPSSGLITTQPWTSLDAEVRSKYNFYVKAEDSEGKYGLAEVFVTVLDMNDHPPEFDDKFFEKTMIIGTPVKVQAVDEDAESPNNVIEYSIMTADPDNAFDINADTGEIKLKPFIKSMEIVQNITKQKDCKWSLVVQARDRGSPSFSTTAVVSIDITEATPLKGPMAAFLMKSRDNPLKALGMVTFIIIVLVGVTVLISTVTYMRNSKSNRIMPVRRIIKRRPREQQTWNFKIPVIKFTSPAEKFLISDPESSPSQETGSPRLKPPPPIAPCLPPPPPSNTRASERPRAVPTISGALASKGSKKAKSGRRKEGNISSALVSELKMKLEQKIHENNQGYC; from the exons aaGCAAGATGAAATCTCGGTCACAGTGAGCATAACAGATGGTCGCAATAAA GTTGTTGAGACAGTCAGAGTGTTTGTGACTGATGCCAACGATGAGCCTCCCGAGTTTCAAAACCTGCCTTTCATCATTGATGTTCCAGAG GACACTGCTCCTGGAAGCAGCATCTACAAAGTCCATGCTGTCGATAAAGACCTGGGTTCAGGAGGCAGTGTTTCATATTACCTACAG AGTTCCTCATTTGCCAAATTCACCATTGACGGACACAGTGGGATCCTCAGAGTCAAACCTGGTGAGACCTTGGACTACGAAACCACGCTAACACATTTTGTGACAGTGGTTGCAAAG gacgGAGGTGGGAAGTACAAGGGGAAACACCAGGTGTTGACTTCCACAGCCACTGTTACAATCAATGTTCTGGATGCCCAAGACATGCCTCCATCCTTTGTAGGAACTCCATACTTTGGCTACATCTATGAAGTCTCCGTTCCT GGTTCAGAAATATACACAGTGTATGCCAAAGATGGAGATCAAGGCAATCCCAACTCTATACATTATTCCATTATGAATG GTAGTGAAGGTGTGTTTGAAATCAATAGCACCAGTGGATGCATCACTCTGACAACATCCCCATCCTTGCTGGAAAATGAGCTCTATGAAATTAAAGTTAAG GCAAGTGAGGTTGGGCCGAACAACCAAATGCTGGACTTCGACATCACCACAGTGACAGTGCGGGTGGTGGATCTGAACAACCATCCTCCAACCTTTTATGGAGAAAATGGACCACAGAGCAAGTTTGAGGTCACAATGTATGAGCATCCACCTGCAGGGGAGATCCTCCGAGGCTTTAAGATCACAGTCAATGACTCTGATCAG GGCGCAAACGCTAAATTTAAACTGAGGCTCGTGGGGCCAAGCCGAGTGCTTCGGGTGGTTCCTCAAACAGTCCTGAACGAAGCTCAGGTGACCATAATCGTGGAGGACACGTCTGGCATCGACTATGAAAAGGGACAGACTCTCTCTTTTAAG ctgctggcgGTGGAGATCGACACTCCTGAGCGGTTCAGTGCCACGGCTGATATAGTGATCAACCTGCTGGACACGAATGACAACGTCCCCTCTTTCACATCCGAGTATTACATTGCCAGAGTGCCCGAGAACTCTCCAGGAGAATCCAGTGTTGTGTCTGTGACA gcaAATGATCCAGACTCTGGGCCTTGGGGTGAAGTCAAATACACGATTTAtggatcaggatcagattt GTTTGCCATCCACCCATCGTCCGGCCTCATCACCACCCAACCCTGGACCAGCCTGGACGCGGAGGTCAGGTCCAAATACAACTTTTATGTCAAGGCCGAAGATTCAGAGGGCAAGTACGGCTTGGCTGAAGTCTTTGTCACCGTCCTGGACATGAATGACCACCCTCCAGAGTTTGATGACAAATTCTTCGAGAAGACCATGATCATCGGCACGCCTGTCAAAGTCCAG GCAGTAGATGAGGACGCAGAGTCTCCAAACAACGTCATCGAGTACTCGATCATGACAGCCGATCCTGACAACGCGTTCGACATCAATGCAGACACCGGGGAGATCAAACTGAAGCCTTTCATCAAGTCAATGGAGATCGTCCAGAACATCACCAAGCAGAAAGACTGCAAGTGGTCTCTGGTGGTCCAGGCCAGGGACCGAGGTTCTCCGTCCTTCAGCACAACAGCTGTGGTCAGCATTGATATCACCGAAGCG ACTCCTCTCAAGGGGCCTATGGCagcttttttaatgaaaagtagGGACAATCCTTTAAAAGCTCTGGGTATGGTCACTTTTATCATTATTGTACTAGTAGGAGTGACAGTTCTGATCTCTACGGTTACGTACATGCGCAACTCAAAGTCAAACAGGATCATGCCGGTAAGACGCATTATTAAGAGGCGGCCCAGGGAGCAGCAGACCTGGAACTTCAAGATACCTGTCATCAAGTTTACCAGCCCTGCAGAGAAGTTCCTCATCAGTGACCCAGAAAGCAGCCCATCGCAGGAAACCGGCAGCCCAAGGCTGAAGCCTCCACCTCCGATTGCCCCTTGTctgcctcctccacctccatctAATACTCGAGCCAGTGAGCGACCCCGAGCAGTCCCAACAATATCCGGAGCTCTGGCCTCCAAAGGGTCCAAGAAAGCAAAGTCTGGCCGCCGCAAGGAGGGAAACATCAGCTCTGCTTTAGTATCGGAGCTGAAGATGAAGTTAGAGCAAAAGATACACGAGAATAACCAGGGTTATTGTTAA
- the LOC108247534 gene encoding leucine-rich repeat, immunoglobulin-like domain and transmembrane domain-containing protein 2, whose translation MDVLYVALGISLVFDIITPGLSNCLLGCSCTNDNLGRSLLCMETSMGHIPEDIPNDFTKIRIENCHLTELPQGSFFQINSLEFLWLNFNQITLMNIKSLQGLANLTELRLQGNKLTSIPWAAFQDTPKLKVLDLKHNLLDVLPEHALRHLPSLTYLDLSFNHLTIISKEVFIHWPLYQAAEKSWGKEGLVSNVILALHDNPWLCDCRLKGFVEFIREVSPPIILMNSYLMCSGPASKADKFFHEIQLKTCMKPVASAQETNINLPLRANATLTCVVKARPIPTIQWRYILKIIRGLASTETQIDEETITSRLVISSVHLADQGLYTCMANNFIGNTSVNISLNIDSPNSSAPLRSPEPMLSSDDSGHIDIRIAKQTVYGITLEWQIVTDNPAETWFTIHFGKYDSHKKEIIYIGPGINSYSVNNLLPVTKYKVCITLKNHPPGEDQCIVFVTGSDISELEQRERLIHIIVIVCAMLLAVPAGMYACTTEARFNCVDRCVDLWRKRRMHKENVEGTERQHTFDSLQAASDEALCRDSKDKPAKRRKSEDRCKGGSAAYLY comes from the exons ATGGATGTGCTTTATGTTGCGTTAGGTATCTCTCTTGTATTTGATATCATCACCCCTGGATTATCAAATTGTCTGTTGGGTTGCTCCTGCACAAATGACAACTTGGGCAG GTCTTTACTATGTATGGAAACCTCTATGGGACATATCCCAGAGGACATCCCTAATGATTTCACTAAAATCAGAATTGAAAACTGCCACCTGACTGAGTTACCTCAAGGTTCTTTCTTTCAAATTAATTCCTTGGAGTTTCTATGGCTGAATTTCAATCAAATCACCCTGATGAACATCAAAAGTCTGCAGGGGCTTGCCAACCTTACTGAACTGAGGCTACAGGGGAACAAGCTGACCTCCATACCATGGGCGGCATTTCAAGACACTCCCAAACTCAAAGTTTTGGACCTAAAGCACAACCTGCTGGATGTGCTCCCTGAACACGCTCTGAGGCATTTACCATCACTGACCTACTTAGATTTATCCTTCAATCACCTAACCATCATATCAAAAGAAGTCTTTATTCACTGGCCACTTTACCAAGCTGCAGAGAAATCTTGGGGAAAAGAAGGACTGGTGTCCAATGTGATCTTGGCACTGCATGACAACCCCTGGTTATGTGACTGCCGCCTCAAAGGTTTTGTTGAATTCATCAGGGAGGTAAGCCCCCCCATCATTCTGATGAACTCTTACTTGATGTGCTCAGGCCCAGCCTCCAAGGCCGACAAGTTTTTCCATGAGATTcagttaaaaacatgcatgaagCCAGTGGCCTCTGCCCAGGAGACTAACATCAATTTACCCCTTCGAGCAAATGCAACTCTGACATGTGTAGTCAAAGCCAGGCCAATCCCAACCATTCAGTGGAGGTACATTCTGAAGATCATCAGAGGACTTGCTt ctACAGAGACTCAGATAGATGAGGAGACCATCACATCACGGTTGGTGATTTCCTCTGTACACTTAGCAGACCAAGGACTCTACACTTGCATGGCCAACAACTTTATTGGTAATACTTCTGTCAATATCTCACTTAACATTGACTCCCCCAACTCCTCTGCCCCTCTTCGTTCACCTGAACCCATgctgtcatctgatgacagtgGTCACATTGACATCCGTATTGCCAAGCAGACAGTGTATGGCATCACCCTAGAGTGGCAAATTGTGACAGACAACCCTGCAGAAACATGGTTCACCATCCACTTTGGCAAATATGATTCCCATAAGAAAGAGATTATCTACATTGGTCCTGGAATCAACAGCTACTCAGTCAACAACCTGCTCCCTGTCACCAAATATAAGGTGTGCATCACCCTGAAGAACCACCCACCCGGGGAGGACCAGTGtattgtctttgtgacaggaagtgacatcagtGAATTGGAGCAGAGGGAGAGACTCATCCATATTATAGTGATAGTTTGCGCCATGTTGCTGGCCGTGCCGGCTGGGATGTACGCGTGCACCACAGAGGCCAGGTTTAACTGCGTGGATCGTTGTGTGGACCTGTGGAGGAAGCGCAGGATGCATAAAGAGAACGTTGAGGGAACCGAGAGGCAGCACACCTTCGATAGCCTGCAGGCAGCCAGTGATGAAGCCCTGTGCAGGGACTCCAAGGATAAACCAGCAAAGAGACGGAAGTCTGAGGACAGGTGCAAAGGCGGAAGTGCCGCTTATCTCTACTAA
- the lrit1b gene encoding leucine-rich repeat, immunoglobulin-like domain and transmembrane domain-containing protein 1b: MVRKFAAAFCLALAFLPLMSTSCPSQCSCFFHKLSDGSKARSVLCNDPEITVVPPNFPTDTSKLRIEKTAITRIASNNFHYLNSLEFLWMSFNSLNSLNPDSFRGLYNLDELRLDGNSLTSFPWEALTDMPVLRLLDLHNNKISTIPSSTTMYIKNITYLDLSSNTLTTVPAEVLTMWLSVKPSQDSDSSKLILGLHDNPWLCDCRLYDLVQFQKSPSSSVALIDTRLRCADPENLSGVSFTEAELQRCQVPRVHTAVARVRSSLGNNVLLRCGTIGVPIPELSWSRADGKKMNGTVQDEISKEGIIWSILSVPAVSYRDSGKYVCKATNFVGTADAIISLVITDSIRSEEANGGVSKKGRAKKPGGIGRAAYQEKLIARYVPPPTSTVAQPIIEPLNGKGVTGKYEIESYSVSDGVSKGKRKASNPRKLVEGQNALGNLVANASSLQQVPEKRVVRSVKVIGDTDNTVSLNWRAPTATNTTEFSVLYAVFGERDMRRINVGAGKNRITIEGLVPKTKYIACICVKGLIPKKEQCVIFSTDEAASASGTQKLINVVVITVACVIAVPLTLIVCCGALKKRCQKMLGRQTKEMQDSYVTFETLGPGGKAKGMEGEYLTRLNPDESNRLLSARSSVDSEAIARTEGPPNEYFC, from the exons ATGGTCCGAAaatttgctgctgctttttgtttggctttagcttttcttcctcttatgAGCACTTCGTGTCCTTCACAATGCAGCTGCTTCTTTCATAAACTAAGCGATGGATCTAAAGCAAG GAGTGTGCTTTGCAATGATCCGGAAATTACTGTGGTACCTCCAAATTTCCCCACTGACACATCAAAGCTACGTATAGAGAAGACAGCGATTACACGGATTGCCAGTAACAACTTCCACTACCTCAACAGTCTGGAGTTTCTTTGGATGTCTTTCAATTCACTCAACTCCCTGAACCCTGACAGTTTCCGGGGTCTCTACAACCTGGATGAGCTCAGGCTGGATGGAAACTCCCTCACCTCCTTCCCTTGGGAAGCTCTGACTGACATGCCAGTCCTGAGGCTCCTCGACTTGCACAACAACAAGATCTCCACCATCCCATCCTCAACCACCATGTACATCAAGAACATCACATATTTGGATCTATCCAGCAACACTCTCACAACAGTTCCTGCTGAAGTTCTCACAATGTGGCTGAGTGTGAAGCCTTCCCAAGACTCGGATTCCTCTAAACTAATTCTAG GTCTTCATGACAACCCGTGGCTGTGTGATTGCCGACTCTACGATCTAGTCCAGTTTCAGAAGTCTCCCTCATCGTCTGTGGCTCTCATTGACACCAGGCTAAGGTGTGCTGATCCAGAGAACCTGTCAGGAGTTTCTTTCACTGAAGCAGAGCTCCAAAGATGCCAGGTCCCACGGGTGCACACGGCTGTAGCTCGAGTTCGGAGCTCATTGGGTAACAACGTTTTGCTACGCTGTGGCACCATTGGAGTTCCCATTCCAGAGCTGTCCTGGAGTCGTGCTGATGGCAAGAAAATGAATGGCACAG TTCAGGATGAGATTTCTAAGGAAGGCATCATTTGGTCCATTCTGAGTGTGCCTGCTGTGTCCTACAGAGATTCTGGGAAATATGTGTGCAAGGCAACCAACTTTGTGGGCACTGCAGATGCCATCATCTCCTTAGTGATCACTGATTCCATTCGGTCAGAGGAAGCAAATGGTGGTGTTTCTAAAAAAGGCAGAGCGAAGAAGCCTGGTGGCATTGGAAGAGCAGCATACCAGGAAAAACTCATTGCCAGATACGTTCCACCACCAACAAGCACTGTGGCCCAGCCCATTATCGAACCTCTTAATGGCAAAGGTGTGACGGGGAAGTACGAGATTGAGAGCTACAGTGTTTCTGATGGTGTTTCTAAGGGAAAACGCAAAGCATCAAACCCACGGAAGCTAGTGGAGGGTCAAAATGCTTTGGGAAACTTAGTTGCCAATGCTTCATCCTTACAACAAGTTCCAGAGAAAAGGGTGGTGCGTTCAGTGAAGGTCATTGGAGACACTGACAAtacagtttctttaaactggCGTGCCCCTACAGCGACAAACACCACAGAATTCAGTGTCTTATACGCTGTGTTTGGTGAGAGAGACATGCGCCGCATTAATGTTGGTGCTGGAAAGAACCGGATCACCATCGAAGGCCTTGTGCCAAAGACAAAGTACATTGCCTGTATTTGCGTCAAAGGCTTGATTCCAAAAAAGGAACAGTGTGTAATCTTCTCAACCGATGAGGCCGCTAGTGCCAGTGGCACTCAGAAGCTCATTAATGTGGTGGTGATCACTGTGGCATGTGTGATCGCTGTCCCCCTGACACTGATCGTGTGCTGCGGGGCACTAAAGAAACGCTGCCAAAAGATGTTGGGGcggcaaacaaaagaaatgcagGACTCCTATGTAACGTTTGAAACTCTTGGTCCTGGAGGCAAAGCTAAAGGAATGGAGGGCGAGTATCTGACCAGGTTAAATCCTGATGAATCTAACAGGCTGCTGTCAGCGAGATCCAGCGTTGACTCAGAGGCCATAGCAAGGACTGAAGGGCCACCTAATGAGTACTTCTGCTAA
- the rgrb gene encoding retinal G protein coupled receptor b has translation MGTYTLPEGFTDFDMFAFGSALLVGGLLGFFLNIISILSFLTVREMRNPSNFFVFNLAVADISLNLNGLTAAYASYLRYWPFGQEGCNFHAFQGMISVLASISFMAAIAWDRYHQYCTRQKLFWSTTITICGLIWLLSVFWSALPLMGWGVYDFEPMRTCCTLDYTRGDRDYITYMLSLVLLYLLFPSITVISCYNSIYKQFKKVHHHRFNTSLPLRVMLMCWGPYIIMCVYACFENVKLISPKLRMVLPVIAKTNPFFNALFYSFGNEFYRGGIWHFLTGQKIVEPDIKKSK, from the exons ATGGGAACCTATACACTACCAGAGGGATTCACGGACTTTGACATGTTTGCATTCGGCTCTGCACTTCTTGTTGGGG gcCTGCTGGGGTTCTTCCTCAACATCATCAGCATCCTATCCTTCCTCACGGTGAGGGAGATGAGGAACCCCAGTAACTTCTTCGTCTTCAACCTCGCTGTGGCCGACATCAGTTTGAATTTAAACGGGCTCACAGCTGCTTATGCAAGCTATCTCAG GTATTGGCCGTTTGGTCAAgagggttgtaattttcacgcTTTCCAGGGAATGATTTCAGTCTTGGCCTCCATCAGTTTCATGGCTGCAATCGCCTGGGACAGATACCACCAGTACTGCACta ggcAAAAGCTTTTTTGGAGCACAACTATTACAATTTGTGGCCTCATCTGGCTTCTCTCCGTCTTCTGGTCCGCCCTTCCACTCATGGGATGGGGTGTCTATGACTTTGAGCCAATGAGGACGTGCTGCACGCTGGACTACACCAGAGGAGACAG GGATTATATCACCTACATGCTCAGTCTGGTGTTGCTTTACCTGTTGTTCCCATCGATCACCGTGATTTCATGTTACAATTCCATCTACAAGCAATTCAAAAAGGTCCACCATCACAGG TTCAACACCAGTTTGCCCTTGAGGGTAATGCTGATGTGCTGGGGCCCCTACATCATCATGTGCGTCTACGCCTGCTTTGAAAATGTGAAACTCATCTCCCCAAAACTCCGGATG GTGCTTCCAGTGATTGCAAAGACAAATCCCTTCTTCAATGCTCTCTTCTACTCATTTGGAAATGAGTTCTACCGAGGTGGTATTTGGCATTTCCTCACCGGACAGAAGATTGTCGAGCCAGACATCAAgaagtccaaataa